The following are encoded in a window of Brevibacillus sp. DP1.3A genomic DNA:
- a CDS encoding Ig-like domain-containing protein, producing the protein MNKKVVLSVLSTTLVASLAASAFAAPKDGIYIGGDIKKFYSTDVLFEMTPAAKTAYNNELKSMATNLNNIVFVDFKGNGASLQEMFDKGGKVALGEPLKKEDFVDLYKVVNKDGSSTATENARDKVDGTTPGELKVESVSAINLKQVEVKFSKEVDETSATNVNNYLENLVPIQDSAAKAEVQADGKTVVITYATVKPQQTKLSLTVKNVQDTKGNKVETVAKDVTFVDTTFPAVKGITVDGNKSITLEFSEPVKAPAALAFSSYKLNGSDLSAFGVTGANAEFVDNASGKNTKVKFNFGVALQAASYTLSVKGATIQDEANFFVNAVDVPFSIVSDTTGPVFVSAAAVNLNTVDITFDEAVALPALGDISVNGSALSAPAATIAYKPGTSDKKTVRITKANLVASGANLITIGKERVADLFGNKSATEFRFTVSGAVDTIKPEVKAITSVDDKTIKVAFNEAMGNSATNKANYTIKDATGATVGTINSVTPHATELYTYNLNLTTALPGGAYTVEVANAMDASNNVIVTVSKSINVTDTTAPLKPTGVVISQAEGIIKINFSEAMDRASITNKANYQVKIDGGTYEALPAEAVITPADDNKSVTIDLPNLPKYANLDGLNGDQVRVAQVKDVAGNFTKDIVDEVLLGQPTTLAPAFLRATATSSTSLVVEYDKPLVAVQANDFIYGTIAASTAVLQNTKVWNSDKTAQVDGSKVILTFAADTIDSAVAGTLKTEANADINTKDALGNIIPGSGNYTGTQLVDKYAPTYGDADVSALSATQIKITFSENLDGGYAALYKNDFTVLNGGSSVTVKSSSVSNKELTLTLDRALDLVQETVVTVKSTGLTLQDINGNILVPTADNLDGAKVNLGGVADKTAAINTANQKIASVPAATDITATTLAAAKTAVSEAEAAVAAAKAKGATDADFADLAKIDAAKAKIAELDAGAEKATLIATANEKIALVPAADTITAANLAVAKTAVSDAEAAVTAAKAKGGVDADFTGLAKIDAAKAKIAELDAAAEKAALIATANEKIALVPAAADIDAATKDAAQTAVDNAETAVTAAKAKGAVDADFTELAKIQAAKDKIATL; encoded by the coding sequence GTGAATAAAAAAGTGGTACTTTCTGTTCTTTCAACTACACTTGTAGCTAGCTTGGCAGCATCTGCTTTCGCAGCACCAAAAGATGGAATTTACATTGGTGGAGACATCAAAAAATTCTACTCTACTGACGTTCTGTTCGAAATGACGCCAGCAGCTAAAACAGCTTATAACAATGAGCTGAAATCTATGGCTACTAACCTGAACAACATCGTATTCGTTGACTTCAAAGGAAACGGTGCTTCCCTGCAAGAAATGTTCGACAAGGGCGGTAAAGTAGCTCTGGGCGAGCCTCTGAAAAAAGAAGACTTCGTTGATCTCTACAAAGTAGTGAACAAAGACGGTTCTTCTACTGCAACTGAAAATGCTAGAGACAAAGTAGATGGCACAACTCCAGGTGAACTGAAAGTTGAATCTGTAAGTGCTATTAACTTGAAACAAGTAGAAGTTAAGTTCAGCAAAGAAGTTGATGAAACTTCTGCAACGAATGTTAACAACTACCTAGAGAACCTAGTTCCAATTCAAGACAGTGCTGCAAAAGCTGAAGTTCAAGCAGATGGAAAAACTGTCGTGATCACTTATGCGACAGTTAAACCTCAACAAACTAAGCTGAGTTTGACTGTTAAGAACGTTCAAGATACAAAGGGTAACAAAGTAGAAACTGTTGCTAAGGACGTCACATTTGTAGATACTACGTTCCCAGCTGTAAAAGGAATTACTGTTGATGGAAACAAATCTATCACTTTAGAGTTTAGTGAGCCAGTTAAAGCTCCTGCAGCACTTGCATTTAGCTCTTACAAGCTGAATGGTTCTGACCTTTCTGCTTTCGGAGTAACAGGTGCAAATGCTGAATTCGTTGATAATGCTAGTGGTAAAAATACTAAAGTGAAATTCAACTTTGGTGTTGCACTGCAAGCTGCATCTTACACACTTTCCGTTAAAGGCGCAACGATCCAAGACGAAGCTAACTTCTTCGTAAATGCTGTAGATGTTCCATTTAGCATTGTATCTGACACTACAGGTCCTGTATTTGTAAGTGCAGCGGCTGTTAACCTGAACACAGTTGATATCACTTTTGACGAGGCTGTTGCTTTGCCAGCATTGGGTGATATTAGCGTGAATGGTAGCGCATTGTCTGCTCCAGCTGCGACTATCGCTTACAAGCCAGGTACTTCTGATAAGAAGACTGTACGTATTACAAAAGCGAACCTCGTAGCATCTGGTGCAAACCTGATCACTATCGGAAAAGAAAGAGTAGCTGACCTGTTTGGAAACAAATCCGCTACTGAGTTCCGCTTCACCGTTTCTGGTGCAGTTGATACTATTAAACCAGAAGTTAAAGCAATCACTTCGGTTGATGACAAAACTATCAAAGTTGCTTTCAACGAAGCAATGGGTAATAGCGCAACTAACAAAGCTAACTACACTATTAAAGATGCAACCGGAGCAACGGTAGGTACAATCAACTCCGTTACTCCACATGCAACTGAGCTGTACACTTACAACCTGAACCTGACTACTGCACTTCCAGGTGGAGCTTACACAGTTGAAGTTGCTAACGCAATGGATGCTTCTAACAACGTAATCGTTACTGTAAGCAAATCGATCAATGTTACTGATACAACTGCTCCTTTGAAACCTACAGGTGTTGTAATCAGTCAAGCTGAAGGTATCATCAAAATTAACTTCAGCGAAGCAATGGATCGTGCAAGCATCACTAACAAAGCTAACTACCAAGTTAAAATTGATGGTGGTACTTACGAAGCATTGCCTGCAGAAGCAGTCATTACACCTGCAGATGACAACAAATCTGTAACGATTGACCTGCCAAACCTGCCTAAGTACGCTAATCTAGATGGCTTGAATGGAGATCAAGTTCGCGTTGCTCAAGTGAAAGACGTAGCTGGTAACTTCACTAAAGACATCGTTGATGAAGTACTGTTGGGTCAACCAACTACTCTGGCACCAGCGTTCTTGCGTGCAACAGCTACAAGTTCTACATCTTTGGTTGTAGAGTATGACAAGCCACTCGTTGCTGTTCAAGCTAACGACTTTATCTACGGTACAATTGCAGCTAGCACTGCTGTTCTCCAAAACACTAAAGTTTGGAATTCAGACAAAACTGCTCAAGTTGATGGTTCTAAAGTAATTCTTACTTTTGCAGCTGACACAATTGATAGTGCAGTAGCCGGTACATTGAAAACTGAAGCGAATGCAGATATTAACACTAAAGATGCACTTGGTAACATCATTCCAGGTAGTGGAAATTACACAGGTACTCAATTGGTAGATAAGTATGCACCAACATATGGTGATGCTGATGTTTCTGCACTGAGTGCAACTCAAATCAAGATTACTTTCTCTGAAAATCTTGATGGTGGTTATGCTGCTCTCTACAAAAATGACTTCACTGTTCTTAATGGTGGATCTAGTGTAACTGTAAAATCTTCTTCTGTATCTAATAAGGAATTGACTCTTACACTTGATCGCGCACTGGATCTGGTTCAAGAAACTGTAGTGACTGTCAAATCCACTGGATTGACTTTACAAGATATCAATGGAAATATTCTTGTACCGACTGCAGATAACCTTGATGGTGCGAAAGTAAACTTGGGTGGAGTTGCAGATAAGACTGCTGCAATTAATACTGCTAACCAAAAAATCGCTTCGGTTCCAGCAGCAACTGATATCACTGCAACTACCCTTGCAGCCGCAAAAACAGCAGTTTCTGAAGCAGAAGCAGCTGTAGCTGCTGCTAAAGCTAAAGGTGCAACAGATGCAGACTTTGCTGATTTGGCAAAAATTGATGCTGCCAAAGCAAAAATCGCTGAACTTGATGCTGGTGCTGAAAAGGCTACTTTGATCGCTACAGCTAACGAAAAGATTGCTTTGGTTCCAGCAGCAGACACTATCACAGCGGCAAACCTTGCAGTTGCAAAAACAGCAGTTTCTGATGCAGAAGCAGCCGTAACTGCTGCTAAAGCTAAAGGTGGAGTAGATGCAGACTTTACTGGTTTGGCAAAAATTGATGCTGCTAAAGCAAAAATCGCTGAGCTTGATGCTGCCGCTGAAAAGGCTGCTTTGATTGCTACAGCTAACGAAAAAATCGCTTTGGTTCCAGCAGCAGCCGATATTGATGCTGCCACTAAAGATGCTGCTCAAACTGCTGTAGATAATGCAGAAACTGCTGTAACTGCTGCTAAAGCAAAAGGTGCAGTAGATGCAGACTTTACTGAGCTTGCAAAAATTCAAGCTGCAAAAGATAAAATTGCTACCCTTTAA
- a CDS encoding tyrosine-type recombinase/integrase — MVLTQAVDLFLQYLFSIGRSEQTITGYKKDLTYFTRFLESKYNCEPYIDEVTATDIEDFLLYLKSERSYAPASRQRNLHTFRSFFSYVHKKEWVPRNIALSVEKIKVQQKERTYLEEEEVNDLVNAVDHSLIKLVVIVLFMTGMRISECLNLTLQDVKWDQQVIHVVAGKGNKDRFIPISPRLLPLLKEYVRYQRPDSGSTRFFCTKKTGKLSPVYVNREITEAVKRLGWSKKVTAHILRHSFASQLVKKDVNLVQIQKLLGHSSLNVTSVYTHTNLDQLRDAINHL; from the coding sequence ATGGTTTTAACTCAAGCAGTAGACCTATTCTTGCAATATCTGTTCTCCATTGGTCGTAGTGAACAAACAATAACGGGGTATAAAAAGGATCTCACCTATTTTACCCGTTTTTTGGAAAGCAAATACAACTGTGAACCATACATCGATGAAGTGACTGCTACGGATATCGAGGACTTTCTTTTATATCTGAAATCAGAGCGTTCCTATGCTCCTGCCAGCAGACAACGCAACCTCCATACTTTTCGTTCATTCTTTTCTTATGTGCATAAAAAAGAATGGGTTCCACGGAATATCGCGCTGTCTGTAGAGAAAATAAAGGTGCAACAAAAAGAAAGGACTTATCTGGAAGAAGAGGAAGTAAACGATTTAGTGAACGCAGTCGATCACTCACTAATCAAACTAGTGGTCATCGTTCTCTTCATGACGGGTATGCGTATATCAGAATGCTTGAACCTCACATTACAAGATGTGAAATGGGATCAGCAAGTGATTCACGTGGTGGCGGGTAAAGGAAACAAGGATCGATTCATTCCCATCTCCCCCCGTTTACTGCCATTGTTGAAAGAATATGTACGCTATCAGAGACCGGATTCTGGTTCTACTCGATTCTTTTGTACGAAAAAGACCGGAAAGCTATCACCGGTTTACGTAAACCGCGAGATTACAGAAGCAGTCAAACGTTTGGGGTGGAGTAAGAAAGTCACAGCCCATATCCTCCGCCACAGCTTTGCAAGCCAGCTAGTCAAAAAGGATGTTAATCTGGTACAAATACAAAAACTTCTAGGACATTCATCTTTGAACGTAACCAGTGTTTATACTCACACCAATTTAGATCAGTTACGAGATGCGATCAACCATTTGTAG
- a CDS encoding accessory Sec system S-layer assembly protein, whose protein sequence is MLSFLKNLMGNKPTTNEVREQVQEESILSAADTEQSHQVQVESTGVTTTLSLHESWESRLSAQEKYSLSFMAQELEPLQPGNISLAGTALVPHDDGIEVTAFVRNSTDRSISLNEMTLVVLFGDQELFTRQSFDLSELGEIPPRSARPWSFVFAREHFLQLEVLLLNWKIAFEMAQKKMVLPQQLELEESWIKALTDEQKTSLIELAKNLPALKEGEVNIQSVQIRQTENGALNAMLLIRNGSTQSLSFETLPLALYDASGDKVAEGLFELGSLTVNANTSKPWLFIFPPESIQKEELDLSRWKVNVPQ, encoded by the coding sequence ATGTTATCCTTCTTGAAGAATTTAATGGGGAATAAACCAACAACCAATGAGGTGCGAGAGCAGGTTCAGGAGGAATCGATTCTTTCCGCTGCTGATACCGAACAGTCACATCAGGTACAGGTTGAATCAACTGGCGTCACAACAACACTCTCTCTACATGAATCTTGGGAGAGTCGGCTGAGTGCGCAAGAGAAATACTCTCTCTCCTTTATGGCTCAGGAGCTGGAGCCGTTGCAACCAGGGAATATCTCCTTGGCTGGAACTGCGCTTGTTCCGCATGATGACGGGATCGAAGTGACGGCATTCGTCCGGAACAGCACGGACCGCTCAATCAGCCTGAATGAGATGACACTGGTGGTACTGTTTGGGGATCAGGAGCTGTTTACCCGCCAATCCTTTGATTTGAGCGAGCTTGGAGAAATTCCGCCGCGTTCTGCAAGACCGTGGTCGTTTGTATTTGCCAGAGAGCACTTCTTACAGCTAGAGGTTCTTCTCTTGAATTGGAAGATCGCTTTTGAGATGGCGCAGAAGAAGATGGTTCTTCCACAGCAGCTGGAGCTGGAGGAATCCTGGATTAAGGCGCTGACTGATGAACAAAAAACGTCCTTAATTGAATTAGCGAAGAATCTTCCTGCTCTAAAAGAGGGAGAAGTAAATATACAGAGTGTGCAGATTCGTCAAACAGAAAATGGTGCTCTGAATGCTATGCTTTTGATTCGCAATGGCTCTACACAGTCGCTGTCCTTCGAAACGTTGCCGCTGGCGCTGTATGATGCAAGCGGGGATAAAGTGGCAGAAGGTCTGTTTGAACTCGGGAGCCTGACTGTAAATGCAAATACGAGCAAGCCGTGGCTGTTTATTTTCCCGCCTGAGAGCATCCAAAAGGAAGAGCTGGACTTGTCCCGTTGGAAAGTAAACGTTCCCCAATGA
- a CDS encoding SLAP domain-containing protein → MFSFMKNLLGKDQQDLKKDIQEESAIDVAEMKNTEVEMEGNEQQEASVGGAEKIRTELSLSPIWESELDSEKKYTLRFLQEELPEMRKGMVSVTGFSMIPQPNGMTVAMFFRNSTNKPVRIKNVGLAIYLDDKAFARIKVDLSDMDAIPPHTSRPWEVLFPEESYLHDNFTFNRWKVVMKAGRNSHVWPRNLELDPEMEKRMTDRQKDRLEALTQSLPVIPIDTVQVTGFDIGMTKEGHLVAAMLFRNGMAHDYRPDEIKLTIADANGDLVATGVLDASSINVKPGYSRPWMIVFPPNLVKKPDADLKRWTLEVE, encoded by the coding sequence ATGTTTTCCTTTATGAAGAATTTATTAGGTAAGGATCAACAGGATCTGAAAAAAGATATTCAAGAAGAGTCTGCCATTGATGTCGCTGAGATGAAAAACACCGAGGTCGAAATGGAAGGCAATGAGCAACAGGAAGCTTCTGTAGGTGGAGCTGAAAAGATTCGTACGGAATTGTCTCTGAGTCCGATTTGGGAAAGTGAACTGGATTCCGAGAAAAAGTACACGCTTCGCTTTTTGCAAGAAGAACTGCCTGAGATGCGTAAAGGCATGGTTAGCGTAACTGGATTCAGTATGATTCCGCAGCCAAACGGCATGACTGTCGCTATGTTCTTCCGCAACTCCACGAATAAGCCAGTGCGGATCAAAAACGTTGGATTAGCGATTTATCTCGATGATAAGGCGTTTGCACGGATCAAGGTGGATTTGTCAGATATGGACGCAATTCCACCGCATACCAGCCGTCCGTGGGAGGTATTGTTCCCGGAAGAGAGCTATCTGCATGATAATTTCACCTTTAACCGTTGGAAAGTGGTCATGAAGGCTGGTAGAAACTCGCATGTATGGCCTCGTAATCTGGAGCTCGATCCCGAAATGGAAAAGCGCATGACTGATCGCCAAAAGGATCGTCTGGAAGCGTTGACGCAGTCTCTGCCAGTGATTCCGATTGATACCGTTCAGGTTACTGGTTTTGACATCGGAATGACAAAGGAAGGACATTTGGTAGCAGCGATGCTCTTCCGCAATGGGATGGCCCACGATTACCGTCCTGATGAAATCAAGCTGACGATTGCTGATGCAAATGGTGATCTGGTAGCAACAGGTGTACTGGACGCAAGTAGCATTAATGTGAAGCCGGGTTACAGCCGTCCTTGGATGATTGTATTCCCGCCAAATTTAGTGAAAAAGCCTGATGCCGACCTGAAAAGATGGACGCTTGAGGTAGAATAG
- a CDS encoding SLAP domain-containing protein: MSWLLENWFGSKESLEQVREDIHENLHREFYLGVSGIENPQQSANRVDSKELFLVLNGPWDDQLDEAEHELLQYAHDEMPPVVRNEVGIIPFFTQVTNDGYLVLTYVRNATDRSILLQKLPLSLVTEDGEEVARKTFDLITSGPVMEMSSRPMEFMFRWDEFDRIPEKEVPLKLTYIKPKKNEVEENQNFNLGLSADESKQYLQQAAEKAPIVEGEVDLQVLDIKPGEDNGLKVIVAFRNGLGKRLEFTEVPIIVHDKDGETVARVHFTLENMKVEANSHRVWAFDIPFSSIKKEEVNLAELTAFIPKAQQRKKEKAQVTPEVEDNKGLLQ; encoded by the coding sequence ATGAGTTGGTTATTGGAAAATTGGTTTGGTTCCAAGGAGAGCTTGGAGCAAGTACGCGAAGATATTCATGAGAATCTTCATAGAGAGTTTTATTTGGGTGTATCCGGAATAGAGAATCCACAGCAATCTGCGAACCGTGTGGATTCCAAGGAATTGTTTTTGGTGCTGAACGGTCCGTGGGATGATCAATTGGACGAAGCGGAGCATGAGCTCTTGCAATACGCTCATGATGAAATGCCTCCAGTGGTTCGTAACGAAGTAGGTATCATTCCTTTCTTTACGCAGGTTACCAATGATGGTTACTTGGTTCTTACCTACGTTCGCAATGCGACTGACCGCAGCATTTTGCTGCAAAAGCTTCCGCTGTCTTTGGTGACGGAGGATGGAGAGGAAGTCGCGAGAAAGACTTTTGATCTGATCACATCTGGTCCAGTGATGGAAATGTCCAGCCGTCCGATGGAATTCATGTTCCGCTGGGATGAGTTCGACCGTATTCCTGAAAAAGAGGTTCCTCTGAAGCTGACCTATATCAAGCCGAAAAAGAATGAAGTAGAAGAGAATCAAAACTTCAATTTGGGTCTGAGTGCAGATGAGTCCAAGCAATACTTGCAGCAGGCAGCAGAGAAGGCTCCGATTGTAGAGGGCGAAGTAGATTTGCAAGTCCTCGACATCAAGCCAGGTGAAGATAACGGACTGAAAGTCATCGTTGCTTTCCGTAACGGTCTGGGAAAACGTCTGGAGTTTACCGAAGTGCCGATTATCGTTCATGATAAGGATGGCGAGACCGTAGCACGTGTACACTTCACCTTGGAAAACATGAAGGTTGAAGCAAATAGCCATCGTGTATGGGCATTTGATATTCCGTTCTCCTCCATTAAAAAGGAAGAGGTAAATTTGGCGGAACTGACTGCCTTTATTCCGAAAGCACAACAAAGAAAAAAAGAAAAAGCTCAGGTAACACCTGAAGTGGAAGACAATAAAGGTTTGTTACAGTAA